The genomic window GCACGACGGCGAGCATGATGCCGATCAGCAAGCGGTGCTTGGACGGCTTGCGCGCGGGCGGCGGGAATGGCGGGCGTGGGGACATGTGGGAGGAAGTGGAGAGTGGATGGTTGATGGTTGAGAGTTGGAGGAAGAAGGCGGAGGCCTGTTCTTCGTTTCGAATTCAATGCTTGTGATTCAGTGCTTCTACTTCGGCGGCTGGGTGGCCAGGCCGATCTGGGTGATGCCCACGCGGCCGAGCACGTCGAGCACGTCCATGACGCCCTGGTACTGGCTGGCGCGGTCGCCGCGGACGACGACGGGCACCTCCGGCGTGGCGGCCTTGATGGCGGCGAGCTTGGTCTCCAGGTCCGCCAGCGTGACGGTGAACGTGTTGAGCTTGATGTTGCCCTGGTTGTCGATGGTGATGGCCTGCGTCTTGGGCGCCTCCAGCTTGGGCGAGGACGCCTTGCTCGCGCTCGGCAGGTTCACCTTCACCCCCTGCACGCCCGCCGTGGTCATGATGATGAAGATGAGCAGCAGCACCAGATAGAGGTCCACCATCGGGGTGACGTTGATGTCGTCGTAGCTTTTGTCGTCGGCGGAGGCCATGGAAGAGGTTGAGGGTTGGAAGTTGATGGTTGATGGTAAGAGGAGGATATAGGTCCCATGGGTCCTATGGGACCTGTCCTCAGTGAGAAGAACCTCCGTTGGTGTCCGCGCCGGCGGCGGGGCTGTGGAACTCGGCCATCTTGGCGACGAACTCGTCGATGAAGACCTGCATGAGGCCCAGCGAGTTCTTGATCCGCCCGTTCAGGTAGCTGTAGATGAACAGCGCGGGGATGGCCACCACCAGGCCCACCACGGTGGCCAGCAGCGCGGAGGCGATGCCCGGCGCGATCGAGTTCACGTTCACCTCGCCGGACTTCGCGATGATCGCGAAGGTGATCATCACACCCACCACGGTGCCGAGCAGGCCGACATACGGACCACCGGCGATGCTGATGGTCAGGTAGACCAGGCCGTCGGAAAGGCGGTGG from Luteolibacter yonseiensis includes these protein-coding regions:
- a CDS encoding ExbD/TolR family protein; this translates as MASADDKSYDDINVTPMVDLYLVLLLIFIIMTTAGVQGVKVNLPSASKASSPKLEAPKTQAITIDNQGNIKLNTFTVTLADLETKLAAIKAATPEVPVVVRGDRASQYQGVMDVLDVLGRVGITQIGLATQPPK